From the genome of Labrys wisconsinensis, one region includes:
- a CDS encoding aa3-type cytochrome c oxidase subunit IV yields the protein MSDMTEQAGSSADFAEHQHTFDSVMRMALIAILHVLSILVGLAIGGVDHHWSVAGFWMVIATIAAGLGAALKELSWRPGAVILVVMLATLGMVSAG from the coding sequence ATGTCAGACATGACCGAACAGGCCGGCTCGTCCGCCGACTTCGCCGAGCATCAACACACCTTCGACAGCGTGATGCGGATGGCGCTGATCGCCATCCTGCACGTGCTCTCGATCCTGGTGGGCCTGGCCATCGGCGGCGTCGACCATCATTGGAGCGTCGCCGGGTTCTGGATGGTGATCGCCACCATCGCCGCCGGGCTCGGCGCCGCCCTCAAGGAGCTGAGCTGGCGTCCGGGCGCGGTGATCCTGGTGGTGATGCTGGCGACGCTCGGCATGGTCAGCGCGGGATGA
- a CDS encoding transcriptional regulator, producing the protein MVADELIHQSTRLRIMAVLNVLTEEEALDFSRLKMIVQATDGNLGAHLDTLGKAGYVEIEKGLVGRRLQTRVRATDAGRRAFREHAAYLRTILDQAGVAQGG; encoded by the coding sequence ATGGTCGCCGACGAGCTCATCCACCAGAGCACGCGGCTGCGGATCATGGCGGTCCTCAACGTCCTCACCGAAGAGGAGGCGCTCGATTTCAGCCGCCTCAAGATGATCGTGCAGGCGACGGACGGCAATCTCGGCGCCCACCTCGATACGCTCGGCAAGGCCGGCTATGTCGAGATCGAGAAGGGGCTCGTCGGACGTCGGCTGCAGACCCGGGTGCGGGCCACCGATGCCGGCCGGCGCGCCTTCCGCGAGCACGCCGCTTATCTTCGCACCATCCTCGACCAGGCTGGCGTGGCACAGGGCGGCTGA